A section of the Chryseobacterium scophthalmum genome encodes:
- the rpsF gene encoding 30S ribosomal protein S6, with protein MNNYETVFILTPVLSEAQVEEAVNKYVDLLKEKNCEIVTRENWGLKKLAYPIQLKKNGFYTLIEFKGEGNVVADLELAFKRDERVIRYLTTKLDKHAVEYAVTRRTKLKASRA; from the coding sequence ATGAACAATTACGAAACTGTTTTCATTTTAACTCCCGTTCTATCTGAAGCTCAGGTGGAGGAAGCAGTGAACAAGTATGTAGATCTTTTGAAAGAAAAGAACTGTGAGATTGTCACTAGAGAAAATTGGGGATTAAAAAAATTAGCTTATCCAATTCAATTAAAAAAGAATGGATTCTACACTTTAATCGAGTTTAAAGGTGAAGGTAATGTAGTTGCTGATTTAGAATTAGCATTCAAACGTGACGAAAGAGTAATTCGTTACCTTACTACAAAACTAGACAAGCACGCTGTAGAGTACGCTGTAACTAGAAGAACTAAACTTAAAGCTTCAAGAGCTTAA
- the rplI gene encoding 50S ribosomal protein L9: MNIILKKDVENLGLEFDTVSVKPGYARNFLLPQGYALLATPKNIAALEATLEARKEEEAKLIAAATAVVDQLKKTSITIPAKVGSGDKLFGSINNADLSAALAKAGVSVDKKYIKIPGNTIKRTGKVTANVRLHRNVEYNFEFDIVSDAPVEAPKPAAPKKVAVEETPSEEA; encoded by the coding sequence ATGAACATTATTCTTAAAAAAGACGTAGAAAACTTAGGTCTTGAATTCGACACAGTAAGCGTAAAACCAGGTTATGCAAGAAACTTCTTGTTACCTCAAGGTTATGCACTTTTAGCTACTCCTAAAAACATTGCAGCTCTTGAAGCTACTTTAGAAGCTAGAAAAGAAGAAGAAGCTAAATTAATTGCTGCTGCAACTGCTGTAGTAGATCAATTAAAGAAAACTTCTATTACTATTCCTGCAAAAGTAGGTTCTGGTGATAAATTATTCGGATCTATCAACAATGCAGATCTTTCTGCTGCTCTTGCTAAAGCTGGAGTTTCTGTTGATAAGAAGTATATCAAAATCCCAGGAAACACTATTAAGAGAACTGGTAAAGTAACTGCTAACGTAAGATTACACAGAAATGTAGAATACAACTTCGAATTCGACATCGTATCTGACGCACCGGTAGAAGCTCCAAAACCAGCTGCTCCTAAGAAAGTTGCTGTAGAAGAAACTCCTTCTGAAGAAGCTTAA
- a CDS encoding TolC family protein, producing MKMIFGAHRYHCMALCLLLISSFLHSQMIDYQHLSLQQAIEIGLKNNKKIQISHLKNEMSETKEKDLKMEKLPDIEFHTSYNQVSNLFQHENGVFGKATKYDIINGMYDFTLSASIPVYIGGKIKNIEKKAAIDTEISSLKMHLDKRQLTMEIITAFLQIHHLKEQQHLINDKMHEDSVNIKQVKALKANGVVTVNEVLRTSLQLSNHKMSWTELDNDVQIAEHKLKTILSLPENQEMHVDTEDLISENAEIPYVNELTETALHKNETVEMATKNLSLKELDKKITKANYLPKITAGGEYFMKYPNMMFFPPEPYAYRLGMIGVNLTYPIESLYKNKYKMHEAKENISLAKLQIEENEENIRHNVYEAYKKFEETDQKVSIAEEAIDQAKENYRIVRKKYTNKLSLITELIDADNAYLEAQSNLISVKINRQLKYYQLQYTIGNL from the coding sequence ATGAAAATGATATTTGGCGCACACAGATATCACTGTATGGCGTTGTGCTTATTATTGATAAGCAGTTTTCTACATTCACAGATGATCGATTATCAACATCTCAGCTTGCAACAGGCAATTGAGATCGGATTAAAGAACAATAAAAAAATTCAGATCAGTCATTTAAAAAATGAAATGTCCGAGACCAAAGAGAAAGATCTCAAAATGGAAAAACTTCCGGATATTGAATTTCATACAAGTTATAATCAGGTTTCAAATCTTTTTCAACATGAAAATGGCGTATTTGGAAAAGCAACAAAGTATGATATCATCAATGGAATGTATGATTTTACGCTTTCAGCTTCAATCCCAGTTTACATAGGTGGAAAAATTAAAAATATTGAAAAAAAAGCAGCCATTGACACTGAAATTTCTTCATTAAAAATGCATTTAGACAAAAGACAATTGACGATGGAAATCATCACCGCTTTTCTTCAGATTCATCATTTAAAAGAACAGCAACATTTGATTAATGATAAAATGCATGAAGATTCTGTCAATATTAAACAGGTAAAAGCCTTGAAAGCAAACGGTGTTGTAACAGTAAATGAGGTCTTGAGAACTTCTCTACAACTTTCCAATCACAAAATGAGCTGGACAGAACTGGATAATGATGTACAAATTGCCGAACATAAATTAAAAACCATTCTGTCGCTTCCGGAAAATCAGGAAATGCATGTTGATACGGAAGATTTGATCTCAGAAAATGCAGAAATTCCTTACGTCAATGAATTAACGGAAACTGCTTTACATAAAAACGAAACTGTTGAAATGGCGACCAAAAATCTTTCGTTGAAGGAATTAGATAAAAAAATTACAAAAGCTAATTATTTACCCAAAATTACAGCAGGTGGAGAATATTTTATGAAATACCCGAACATGATGTTTTTTCCTCCCGAACCTTATGCGTATCGTTTAGGAATGATCGGTGTCAATCTTACCTATCCTATCGAAAGTTTGTATAAAAACAAATATAAAATGCATGAAGCAAAGGAAAATATTAGCCTTGCCAAATTGCAGATCGAAGAAAATGAAGAAAATATCAGACATAACGTATATGAAGCTTACAAAAAGTTTGAAGAAACCGATCAGAAAGTGAGCATTGCAGAAGAAGCAATTGATCAGGCTAAGGAAAACTACAGAATTGTAAGAAAGAAATACACTAACAAATTAAGCTTGATCACCGAATTGATCGATGCAGACAACGCTTATTTGGAAGCTCAATCTAATTTAATTTCAGTAAAAATAAATCGTCAACTAAAATATTACCAACTCCAATACACTATTGGAAACCTATAA
- the rpsR gene encoding 30S ribosomal protein S18 → MAIDDMAKQASAGGESEVKFLTPLDINTKTDKKYCRFKKFGIKHVDYKDADFLLQFVNEQGKILPRRYTGTSLKYQRKVSSAIKRARHLALMPYVADLLK, encoded by the coding sequence ATGGCAATAGATGATATGGCTAAACAAGCCTCAGCTGGAGGAGAATCTGAAGTAAAATTCCTTACACCACTTGATATCAACACTAAAACTGATAAAAAGTACTGTAGATTCAAAAAATTCGGAATTAAGCACGTTGATTACAAAGATGCTGATTTCTTATTACAATTCGTAAACGAGCAAGGTAAAATTTTACCTAGAAGATACACTGGAACTTCTTTGAAATACCAAAGAAAAGTTTCTTCTGCTATCAAAAGAGCTAGACACTTAGCTTTGATGCCTTACGTAGCTGACTTATTGAAATAA
- a CDS encoding HlyD family secretion protein, translating into MAQKQLTRKEKRINKTITLLAWILIITGITGMLSFYLFSRKNVTTNDAQIEQYITPVSSKVSGFIQTIKFNENQFVHKGDTLIIIDNREFVNQVKMAEASLNVNSENINTIESGVNTKASDTKIIDAKIASAKIDIWRTEQDFKRYKNLVSEDAATEQQFENAKASYEQAKANLLALEQQKNAVRASVNEQETKVAPIKSQIQQSSASLNNAKLFLSYTVVTAPYDGWVGKKTIQEGQLIKEGQALVQIVSKEKWIIANYKETQLGEIDQNKEVIITADAYPNAEFKGKIVSVSPASGSQFSLVKPDNATGNFVKIEQRFPVKIILENNQNNEKLLSGMNVLVSAKKI; encoded by the coding sequence ATGGCACAAAAGCAATTAACACGAAAGGAAAAAAGAATCAACAAGACGATTACTTTATTAGCCTGGATCCTCATCATCACCGGAATTACCGGAATGCTAAGCTTCTATCTTTTTTCAAGAAAAAACGTGACGACCAACGATGCGCAAATCGAACAATATATAACGCCAGTTTCAAGCAAAGTTTCGGGGTTTATTCAAACTATTAAGTTTAATGAAAATCAATTCGTTCACAAAGGAGATACTTTAATTATTATCGACAATCGCGAATTTGTCAATCAGGTAAAAATGGCTGAAGCCAGCCTTAATGTAAACTCTGAGAACATTAACACCATCGAAAGCGGAGTAAATACCAAAGCAAGCGACACTAAAATTATTGATGCAAAAATCGCTTCCGCCAAAATAGACATCTGGAGGACCGAACAGGATTTTAAAAGATACAAAAACTTGGTTTCTGAAGATGCCGCCACAGAACAGCAATTTGAAAATGCTAAAGCTTCTTATGAGCAGGCAAAAGCTAATCTTTTGGCATTAGAACAGCAAAAAAATGCTGTTAGAGCCAGTGTAAACGAACAGGAAACAAAAGTTGCTCCTATAAAAAGCCAGATTCAACAAAGCTCTGCCAGTCTGAATAATGCTAAACTTTTCCTTTCTTACACAGTGGTTACAGCACCTTACGACGGTTGGGTCGGTAAGAAAACCATTCAGGAAGGGCAATTAATAAAAGAAGGTCAAGCTTTGGTTCAAATCGTAAGTAAAGAAAAATGGATCATTGCCAATTACAAAGAAACGCAGTTAGGAGAAATCGACCAGAATAAAGAAGTTATCATCACTGCAGATGCTTATCCGAATGCTGAATTCAAAGGAAAAATAGTTTCTGTTTCCCCAGCTTCAGGTTCTCAGTTTTCTTTGGTAAAACCAGATAATGCGACAGGAAATTTCGTGAAAATTGAACAAAGATTTCCGGTGAAAATTATTCTCGAAAACAATCAGAATAACGAAAAACTACTTTCCGGAATGAATGTTCTGGTGAGCGCGAAAAAGATATAG
- a CDS encoding chloride channel protein, with protein MRRILVYIRKGLKKSFDNIRNEQLKHNLLQAIPFWIGSVITGFFAVMYAKIFAWGENLLHFILDWHDWMIFIIAPIGFVLSWWLVKEFAPNAKGSGIPQVMAAVELANPKEHRKIRSLLSIKIIVFKIISSVVLVIGGGAVGREGPTIQIAGSIFRKVNEYLPEWWPKISKKNMIMTGAAAGLAAAFNTPLGGIVFAVEELSKTHINYFKTALFTAVIIAGLTAQTLAGSYLYLGYPKTNDVSLMVMFPIILVGGIAGILASQLSVTMLKISDWKKRKLKTDRSNVLFLVGCALVIAFISFFISREVLGSGKEIMERVLFTPDKHEDWYVPILRMFGPALSFTSGGAGGIFAPALTAGASIGSVISGIIHLTPNETNVVILAGMVAFLTGITRAPFTSAIIVLEMTDRHSLIFHLMLAGMVSSLFSILVSRHSLYDVLKMNFLTEIRKD; from the coding sequence ATGCGTAGAATATTGGTCTACATCCGAAAAGGGTTAAAAAAATCTTTTGACAACATCCGAAACGAACAACTGAAACATAATTTGCTTCAGGCAATTCCTTTTTGGATAGGTTCGGTGATTACGGGTTTTTTCGCAGTAATGTATGCTAAGATATTTGCCTGGGGTGAAAATCTGCTTCATTTTATTTTAGACTGGCACGACTGGATGATTTTTATTATAGCACCGATAGGATTTGTATTATCGTGGTGGTTGGTGAAAGAATTTGCACCAAACGCAAAAGGAAGTGGGATTCCGCAGGTTATGGCCGCTGTAGAATTGGCAAATCCTAAAGAACACAGAAAAATAAGAAGTCTTTTAAGTATCAAAATTATTGTATTTAAAATTATTTCATCCGTAGTTTTAGTTATCGGAGGTGGTGCAGTTGGACGAGAAGGTCCCACCATTCAGATTGCTGGTTCAATTTTTCGAAAAGTCAACGAATATCTTCCTGAATGGTGGCCAAAAATATCCAAGAAAAATATGATTATGACCGGAGCTGCAGCCGGACTTGCAGCCGCTTTTAACACTCCTCTTGGCGGAATTGTATTTGCCGTTGAAGAACTTTCAAAAACACACATCAATTACTTTAAAACAGCACTTTTTACCGCTGTTATTATTGCCGGTTTAACGGCACAAACTTTGGCTGGATCTTATTTATATTTAGGCTATCCAAAAACGAATGATGTTTCATTAATGGTGATGTTCCCAATTATTTTAGTTGGCGGAATTGCAGGAATTTTAGCTAGTCAACTTTCAGTAACGATGCTTAAGATAAGTGATTGGAAAAAAAGAAAATTAAAAACCGATAGATCCAATGTATTATTTCTTGTAGGATGCGCCTTAGTGATTGCTTTCATTTCATTTTTTATAAGCCGGGAAGTTTTAGGTTCTGGAAAAGAAATTATGGAACGTGTTCTTTTCACTCCAGATAAACATGAAGATTGGTATGTTCCGATATTAAGAATGTTTGGTCCTGCCCTATCTTTCACTTCCGGTGGCGCAGGTGGAATTTTTGCCCCAGCTTTAACGGCAGGTGCAAGTATTGGTTCAGTCATTTCAGGAATTATTCATTTAACTCCAAATGAAACCAATGTTGTGATTCTCGCAGGAATGGTGGCTTTTCTTACCGGAATAACAAGAGCTCCATTTACATCAGCGATTATTGTTTTAGAAATGACAGACAGACATTCTTTGATTTTTCATTTGATGTTGGCAGGAATGGTTTCTTCATTATTTTCAATTTTAGTAAGTAGACATTCTTTGTATGATGTGCTGAAAATGAATTTCTTAACAGAAATTAGGAAAGATTAA
- a CDS encoding helix-turn-helix domain-containing protein, with the protein MNDNHFGAVEELDAEFYIYHVLADNVKTEIHHHSSAQLVYAEGGIVHIFTDLKHWYLPARCFMWIPAGTPHYIFSTSPKVDLYNFYFKKEENENGFFDEINIYSVSHLLREMILYTKDWDGKITKNDGANYYFLKALKGILPEKRDKKLAFPIQHPFPNDETLLKVAQYIHANLEKPLTIESTAKEFGMSTRTLSRKFKEILGMNYVRFLRALRITRSLELMIEEKYNMYEIAMMVGYNSLSSFSNIFKKVIGIPPTEYQQKLRGND; encoded by the coding sequence ATGAACGACAATCATTTTGGAGCCGTTGAAGAATTGGATGCCGAATTTTATATCTATCATGTTCTTGCAGATAATGTAAAAACAGAAATACATCATCACAGTTCTGCTCAGTTAGTATATGCAGAAGGCGGTATTGTACATATTTTCACCGATTTGAAACATTGGTATTTACCGGCAAGATGTTTTATGTGGATTCCTGCTGGAACTCCGCATTATATTTTTTCTACAAGCCCGAAAGTTGACCTTTATAACTTTTATTTTAAAAAAGAAGAAAATGAAAATGGCTTTTTTGATGAAATTAATATTTATTCGGTCAGTCATTTGCTTAGAGAAATGATTTTATATACAAAAGATTGGGATGGGAAAATCACAAAAAATGATGGTGCTAATTATTATTTCCTTAAAGCTTTAAAAGGTATTTTACCTGAAAAACGAGATAAAAAACTGGCATTTCCTATTCAGCACCCTTTTCCTAATGATGAAACTTTATTAAAGGTTGCGCAATACATTCATGCTAATCTTGAAAAGCCTTTAACCATCGAATCTACCGCGAAAGAATTTGGAATGAGTACAAGAACTCTTTCGAGGAAGTTTAAAGAAATTTTAGGCATGAATTACGTTCGTTTTCTTCGAGCATTGAGGATTACCCGTTCTCTGGAACTAATGATCGAAGAAAAATATAATATGTATGAGATCGCCATGATGGTGGGATACAATAGTCTCTCTTCTTTCAGTAATATCTTCAAAAAAGTAATTGGAATTCCTCCGACGGAGTATCAGCAAAAGCTGAGAGGGAATGATTAG
- a CDS encoding T9SS-dependent choice-of-anchor J family protein has product MKRHLLNVLLLGLPVFGFSQIFQENFDGNGQGITAWTVIDVDGLTPASAVNFITNGWNRIDRQGTNGSFGGPAGNYAAMSTSWYTPAGTSNDWLISPTIPVSGASPTLYWDAKAQDGDYPDGYKVMLAPNGGNTVNDFTVELYNTTGENKYWTSRAVSLTPYIGQNVRFAFVNNSNDKFMLMVDNIKVDFTYVAPPPSYCGPLVFSDFFGDDADEPITLVNFAGINNTSSATAYVGNSHEYFLTQTANVARGQSYDITLKGNTGGNYTNNFAVFIDWNQNGSLSDPGEVYTVTQTITNSTGTDATQAVHSIAVPATALLGNTRMRIKKLDGTTDLTLPCEDGSYGQAEDYTVNVAASLSVNDLAKRDANLKIYPNPVSDILNIDSVSKIKSVKIYDLSGKNVLTEMIDANKPAINVSSLSSGTYVITAETETGLQSAKIIKK; this is encoded by the coding sequence ATGAAAAGACATTTACTCAATGTACTACTTTTAGGACTTCCTGTATTTGGTTTCAGCCAAATATTTCAGGAGAATTTCGATGGAAACGGACAGGGAATCACAGCTTGGACTGTAATAGATGTTGACGGATTAACACCCGCTTCAGCTGTAAATTTCATAACCAATGGCTGGAATCGTATTGACAGACAAGGTACTAACGGAAGTTTTGGAGGACCGGCTGGAAACTATGCAGCAATGAGTACATCTTGGTATACTCCCGCAGGAACATCAAATGATTGGCTTATTTCCCCCACAATTCCTGTTTCCGGAGCTTCACCCACTTTATATTGGGACGCCAAAGCACAAGACGGAGATTATCCTGATGGCTACAAAGTAATGCTTGCTCCAAACGGAGGAAATACAGTTAATGATTTTACTGTTGAGCTTTACAATACCACAGGCGAAAACAAATACTGGACGAGCAGAGCTGTAAGCCTAACTCCATACATTGGTCAAAATGTAAGATTTGCCTTCGTTAATAACAGTAATGACAAATTTATGTTGATGGTAGATAACATTAAAGTAGATTTTACTTACGTTGCCCCACCACCTTCTTATTGTGGACCACTTGTATTTTCAGATTTTTTCGGGGACGATGCTGACGAACCAATTACTTTAGTAAATTTTGCAGGAATCAATAATACAAGTAGTGCAACTGCATACGTTGGAAACAGTCATGAATATTTCCTTACACAAACAGCCAACGTAGCCAGAGGACAGTCTTATGATATTACTTTAAAAGGTAATACTGGTGGAAATTACACAAACAATTTTGCAGTATTCATTGACTGGAATCAAAACGGAAGCCTAAGTGATCCCGGGGAAGTATATACTGTAACACAAACGATTACAAATTCTACAGGAACTGATGCTACTCAGGCGGTACATTCTATCGCCGTTCCTGCAACTGCTCTTCTTGGAAATACCAGAATGAGAATTAAAAAGCTAGACGGAACAACGGACCTTACCCTCCCTTGTGAAGATGGTAGTTATGGACAAGCGGAAGACTACACCGTAAATGTGGCTGCTTCTTTATCTGTAAATGACTTAGCTAAAAGAGATGCTAATCTAAAAATATACCCTAATCCTGTTTCTGATATTCTGAATATTGATTCAGTATCAAAAATAAAATCAGTGAAAATATATGACTTAAGTGGTAAAAATGTACTAACTGAAATGATTGATGCAAACAAACCTGCAATTAATGTTTCAAGTCTAAGTTCTGGAACCTATGTAATAACTGCAGAAACAGAAACCGGTTTACAGTCTGCGAAAATAATCAAGAAATAA